A single genomic interval of Bos javanicus breed banteng chromosome 26, ARS-OSU_banteng_1.0, whole genome shotgun sequence harbors:
- the NKX6-2 gene encoding homeobox protein Nkx-6.2 isoform X2, which yields MDANRPGAFVLSSAPLAALHNMAEMKTSLFPYALQGPAGFKAPALGGLGAQLPLGTPHGISDILGRPVGAAGGGLLGGLPRLNGLASSAGVYFGPAAAVARGYPKPLAELPGRPPIFWPGVVQGSPWRDPRLAGPAQAGGVLDKDGKKKHSRPTFSGQQIFALEKTFEQTKYLAGPERARLAYSLGMTESQVKNRRTKWRKRHAAEMASAKKKQDSDAEKLKVGGSDAEDDDDEYNRPLDPNSDDEKITRLLKKHRAPNLALVSPCGGGAGDAS from the exons atGGACGCTAACCGCCCGGGCGCGTTCGTGCTGAGCAGCGCCCCGCTGGCCGCGCTGCACAACATGGCCGAGATGAAGACGTCGCTGTTCCCGTATGCGTTGCAGGGCCCGGCCGGCTTCAAGGCGCCCGCGCTGGGCGGCCTGGGCGCGCAGCTGCCCCTTGGCACCCCGCACGGCATCAGCGACATCCTGGGGCGGCCGGTGGGCGCAGCGGGTGGCGGCCTCCTGGGCGGCCTGCCCCGGCTCAACGGGCTGGCCTCGTCGGCTGGCGTCTACTTCGGGCCCGCGGCCGCCGTTGCGCGCGGCTATCCCAAGCCCCTGGCGGAGCTTCCCGGGCGCCCGcccatcttctggcccggagtgGTGCAGGGCTCGCCCTGGAGGGACCCCCGCCTGGCCGGCCCGG CCCAGGCCGGCGGGGTCCTGGACAAGGACGGCAAGAAGAAGCACTCGCGGCCGACCTTCTCGGGCCAGCAGATCTTCgcgctggagaagactttcgAGCAGACGAAGTACCTGGCGGGGCCCGAGCGCGCGCGCCTCGCCTACTCCCTGGGCATGACCGAGAGCCAGGTCAAG AACCGCCGGACCAAGTGGCGCAAGCGGCACGCGGCGGAGATGGCGTCGGCCAAGAAGAAGCAGGACTCGGACGCCGAGAAACTGAAGGTGGGCGGCTCGGACGCGGAGGACGACGACGACGAGTACAACCGGCCCCTGGACCCCAACTCGGACGACGAGAAGATCACGCGGCTGCTCAAGAAGCACAGAGCCCCGAACTTGGCGCTGGTCAGCCCgtgcggcggcggcgcgggggaCGCCTCCTGA
- the NKX6-2 gene encoding homeobox protein Nkx-6.2 isoform X1: MDANRPGAFVLSSAPLAALHNMAEMKTSLFPYALQGPAGFKAPALGGLGAQLPLGTPHGISDILGRPVGAAGGGLLGGLPRLNGLASSAGVYFGPAAAVARGYPKPLAELPGRPPIFWPGVVQGSPWRDPRLAGPAQAGGVLDKDGKKKHSRPTFSGQQIFALEKTFEQTKYLAGPERARLAYSLGMTESQVKVWFQNRRTKWRKRHAAEMASAKKKQDSDAEKLKVGGSDAEDDDDEYNRPLDPNSDDEKITRLLKKHRAPNLALVSPCGGGAGDAS; the protein is encoded by the exons atGGACGCTAACCGCCCGGGCGCGTTCGTGCTGAGCAGCGCCCCGCTGGCCGCGCTGCACAACATGGCCGAGATGAAGACGTCGCTGTTCCCGTATGCGTTGCAGGGCCCGGCCGGCTTCAAGGCGCCCGCGCTGGGCGGCCTGGGCGCGCAGCTGCCCCTTGGCACCCCGCACGGCATCAGCGACATCCTGGGGCGGCCGGTGGGCGCAGCGGGTGGCGGCCTCCTGGGCGGCCTGCCCCGGCTCAACGGGCTGGCCTCGTCGGCTGGCGTCTACTTCGGGCCCGCGGCCGCCGTTGCGCGCGGCTATCCCAAGCCCCTGGCGGAGCTTCCCGGGCGCCCGcccatcttctggcccggagtgGTGCAGGGCTCGCCCTGGAGGGACCCCCGCCTGGCCGGCCCGG CCCAGGCCGGCGGGGTCCTGGACAAGGACGGCAAGAAGAAGCACTCGCGGCCGACCTTCTCGGGCCAGCAGATCTTCgcgctggagaagactttcgAGCAGACGAAGTACCTGGCGGGGCCCGAGCGCGCGCGCCTCGCCTACTCCCTGGGCATGACCGAGAGCCAGGTCAAG GTGTGGTTCCAGAACCGCCGGACCAAGTGGCGCAAGCGGCACGCGGCGGAGATGGCGTCGGCCAAGAAGAAGCAGGACTCGGACGCCGAGAAACTGAAGGTGGGCGGCTCGGACGCGGAGGACGACGACGACGAGTACAACCGGCCCCTGGACCCCAACTCGGACGACGAGAAGATCACGCGGCTGCTCAAGAAGCACAGAGCCCCGAACTTGGCGCTGGTCAGCCCgtgcggcggcggcgcgggggaCGCCTCCTGA